A single genomic interval of Cupriavidus sp. MP-37 harbors:
- the gyrB gene encoding DNA topoisomerase (ATP-hydrolyzing) subunit B — MTEQQKPQQENTYGASSIQILEGLEAVRKRPGMYIGDTSDGTGLHHLVFEVLDNSIDEALAGYCTEIQVTIHSDNSISIVDNGRGIPPLVKFDDKHEPKRSAAEIAMTELHAGGKFNQNSYKVSGGLHGVGVSCVNALSKWLRLTVRRDGQVHLIEFAKGEVQNRIVETVDGPDGQPVEVSPMKVIGATDKRGTEVHFLADEEIFTNVEFHYEILSKRIRELSFLNNGVHIKLLDQRTGKEEDFAFSGGVKGFVEYINRAKSVLHPNIFYANTEKDGIGVEVAMQWNDGYNEQVLCFTNNIPQRDGGTHLTGLRAAMTRVINKYIEENEVAKKAKVETTGDDMREGLACVLSVKVPEPKFSSQTKDKLVSSEVRLPVEELVSKALTDFLLETPNDAKTICGKIVDAARAREAARKAREMTRRKGVMDGMGLPGKLADCQEKDPAQSELFLVEGDSAGGSAKQGRDRKFQAILPLKGKILNVERARFDKMLSSQEVLTLITALGTGIGKDDYNLDKLRYHRIIIMTDADVDGSHIRTLLLTFFYRQMPDIIERGYVYIAQPPLYKIKHGKEERYIKDDVELNAYLLKLAMEKAVLVRPDGSEINGDALTELARQYQLTEGVIGRLSRVVDTDALRAIADGVTLDLDSAAAAEASAVALKAKLAEMHAKTLIGAAVNDDGTADVYAQFDEKTDKHRLMIARRHHGNVRLSHLDADFVHGADYAALSNAAKTFQGLTPEGTKVQRGEGEKLRDQTVNDFHGAMQWLLAEAERGVSRQRYKGLGEMNPEQLFETTLDVTQRRLLKVQIEDAIAADQIFTTLMGDEVEPRRNFIESNALVARNIDV; from the coding sequence ATGACCGAACAGCAGAAACCGCAACAGGAAAACACCTACGGAGCCTCCTCGATCCAGATCCTGGAAGGCCTGGAGGCGGTACGCAAGCGCCCGGGCATGTATATCGGCGACACCTCCGACGGCACCGGCCTGCACCACCTCGTGTTCGAGGTGCTGGACAACTCCATCGACGAAGCGCTGGCCGGCTACTGCACCGAGATCCAGGTCACCATCCACAGCGACAACTCGATCTCCATCGTCGACAACGGCCGCGGCATCCCGCCGCTGGTCAAGTTCGACGACAAGCACGAACCCAAGCGCAGCGCGGCCGAAATCGCCATGACCGAGCTGCACGCCGGCGGCAAGTTCAACCAGAACAGCTACAAGGTCTCGGGCGGCCTGCACGGCGTGGGCGTGTCCTGCGTCAACGCGCTGTCCAAGTGGCTGCGCCTGACCGTGCGCCGCGACGGCCAGGTCCACCTGATCGAATTCGCCAAGGGCGAAGTGCAGAACCGCATCGTCGAGACCGTGGACGGCCCCGACGGCCAGCCCGTTGAAGTCTCGCCGATGAAGGTCATCGGCGCCACCGACAAGCGCGGCACCGAAGTCCACTTCCTGGCCGACGAAGAAATCTTCACCAACGTCGAGTTCCACTACGAGATCCTGTCCAAGCGCATCCGCGAGCTCTCGTTCCTGAACAACGGCGTCCACATCAAGCTGCTCGACCAGCGCACCGGCAAGGAAGAAGACTTTGCCTTCTCCGGCGGCGTGAAGGGTTTTGTCGAGTACATCAACCGCGCCAAGAGCGTGCTGCACCCCAACATCTTCTACGCCAACACCGAAAAAGACGGCATCGGCGTGGAAGTGGCCATGCAGTGGAACGACGGCTACAACGAGCAGGTGCTCTGCTTCACCAACAACATCCCGCAGCGGGATGGCGGCACCCACCTGACCGGCCTGCGCGCCGCGATGACGCGCGTCATCAACAAGTACATCGAAGAGAACGAAGTCGCCAAGAAAGCCAAGGTGGAAACCACCGGCGACGACATGCGCGAAGGCCTGGCCTGCGTGCTCTCCGTCAAGGTGCCCGAGCCCAAGTTCAGCTCGCAGACCAAGGACAAGCTGGTTTCGTCCGAAGTGCGCCTGCCCGTGGAAGAACTCGTCAGCAAGGCCCTGACCGACTTCCTGCTGGAAACGCCCAACGACGCCAAGACCATCTGCGGCAAGATCGTAGACGCCGCCCGCGCGCGCGAAGCCGCCCGCAAGGCCCGCGAAATGACCCGCCGCAAGGGCGTGATGGACGGCATGGGCCTGCCCGGCAAGCTCGCCGACTGCCAGGAAAAAGACCCGGCCCAGTCCGAACTCTTCCTGGTCGAGGGTGACTCCGCAGGCGGCTCCGCCAAGCAGGGCCGCGACCGTAAGTTCCAGGCCATCCTGCCGCTCAAGGGCAAGATCCTGAACGTAGAGCGCGCCCGCTTCGACAAGATGCTCTCCAGCCAGGAAGTGCTGACGCTGATCACCGCGCTCGGCACCGGTATCGGCAAGGACGACTACAACCTGGACAAGCTGCGCTACCACCGCATCATCATCATGACCGACGCGGACGTGGATGGCTCCCACATCCGCACGCTGCTGCTGACGTTCTTCTACCGGCAGATGCCTGACATCATCGAGCGCGGCTATGTGTATATCGCGCAGCCGCCGCTGTACAAGATCAAGCATGGCAAGGAAGAGCGGTATATCAAGGATGATGTCGAGCTCAATGCTTATCTGTTGAAGCTGGCGATGGAGAAGGCTGTGCTGGTGCGGCCGGATGGGTCGGAGATCAATGGTGACGCCCTTACCGAACTGGCTCGCCAGTATCAGCTGACCGAGGGCGTGATTGGCCGTCTGTCGCGTGTTGTGGATACTGACGCGCTGCGGGCTATTGCGGATGGCGTGACGCTGGATCTGGATAGTGCGGCGGCGGCGGAGGCTTCAGCGGTGGCGCTGAAGGCTAAGTTGGCGGAGATGCATGCGAAGACGTTGATTGGGGCTGCGGTCAATGATGATGGTACGGCTGATGTGTATGCGCAGTTTGATGAGAAGACGGATAAGCATCGGCTGATGATTGCGCGTCGTCATCATGGCAACGTGCGGCTGTCGCATCTGGATGCGGACTTTGTTCATGGGGCTGACTACGCTGCGCTGTCCAATGCTGCGAAGACCTTCCAGGGCCTGACGCCGGAAGGCACCAAGGTGCAGCGTGGTGAAGGCGAAAAGCTGCGCGATCAGACTGTCAATGACTTCCACGGGGCTATGCAATGGCTGCTGGCTGAGGCTGAGCGTGGGGTTTCTCGGCAGCGGTATAAGGGGCTTGGGGAGATGAATCCTGAGCAGCTGTTTGAGACTACGCTGGATGTTACGCAGCGGCGACTGCTGAAGGTGCAGATTGAGGATGCTATTGCGGCGGATCAGATCTTTACCACCCTTATGGGGGATGAGGTGGAGCCGCGTAGGAACTTTATTGAATCCAATGCGTTGGTGGCGCGGAATATTGATGTTTGA
- a CDS encoding DNA cytosine methyltransferase, translating into MRLSSHIPIVDLFAGPGGLGEGFSSAEGQPFRIAVSAEMEQSAHATLRLRAFYRILKRSGESALTPYYRFCNGEAEVPYDAASLGAWEDAGREALQLTLGESKDNRILDETIRQSGIGPDVFWVLIGGPPCQAYSLVGRARNRGKKDYRPEDDHRHFLYREYLRIIQRYRPSVFVMENVKGILSSSVNGQKIFHSILRDLARSGYRIHSLSSDTHYHRNMDPDEIDARDFIVRAEDHGIPQARHRVILVGVRNDLDVWPRPLDQVPKLRRSSVFQAIGMLPKLRSRISKGKDDDETWQALLTDHLNDLAKEAAKHDKLRPLSEELGQHARSLIANLSTGGLRTDKYTCASCTVPELRKWYGASKQLKVWLNHEARGHMQEDLRRYAYAAAFAQKYEHSPKGHEQFSLPGLKPNHENWETGKFADRFRVQIASGPATTVTSHIAKDGHYFIHYDPKQCRSLTVREAARLQTFPDDYFFQGNRTQQYHQVGNAVPPLLAKKIADMIVAAINEQDVKSAA; encoded by the coding sequence ATGCGCCTCAGCAGCCATATTCCCATCGTTGATCTGTTCGCAGGTCCCGGAGGCCTAGGAGAGGGATTTTCATCCGCCGAGGGGCAACCGTTTCGCATTGCCGTATCCGCCGAAATGGAGCAATCCGCCCACGCGACGCTGCGGCTGCGTGCGTTCTATCGGATACTAAAGCGTAGCGGCGAAAGCGCGCTCACCCCATATTACCGCTTTTGCAACGGTGAAGCCGAAGTGCCATACGACGCTGCCAGTCTCGGTGCATGGGAGGATGCTGGCAGAGAAGCGCTGCAGCTCACGCTCGGCGAGTCGAAAGACAACAGAATTTTGGACGAGACCATCCGGCAGAGCGGCATTGGACCTGACGTCTTTTGGGTGCTGATTGGTGGTCCGCCCTGTCAGGCCTACTCGCTGGTCGGGCGGGCGCGCAATCGAGGCAAGAAGGATTACCGGCCAGAGGACGATCACCGCCACTTCCTTTACCGTGAATACCTGCGCATCATCCAGCGCTACCGTCCATCGGTATTCGTGATGGAAAACGTGAAAGGCATCCTTTCGTCATCCGTAAATGGTCAGAAGATATTTCACAGCATTCTGCGTGACTTGGCGCGCAGTGGCTATCGCATCCACTCGCTGTCGAGCGATACCCACTACCACCGGAACATGGATCCGGACGAGATCGATGCCCGTGATTTCATTGTCCGTGCCGAAGACCATGGCATTCCGCAGGCCCGGCACCGAGTCATCCTTGTTGGCGTCCGGAACGACCTTGACGTGTGGCCCCGCCCCCTTGACCAAGTACCGAAGTTAAGGCGATCGTCCGTCTTCCAGGCGATCGGGATGCTGCCGAAACTTCGCAGCCGAATCAGCAAGGGCAAGGACGATGACGAGACTTGGCAGGCTCTGCTTACCGACCATCTCAATGACTTGGCGAAAGAGGCGGCCAAGCACGACAAGTTGCGTCCGCTGTCAGAGGAGCTTGGCCAGCACGCACGTTCATTGATTGCAAACCTCTCGACTGGTGGACTGAGGACGGACAAGTACACCTGCGCATCATGCACGGTTCCTGAACTTCGGAAATGGTACGGTGCAAGTAAGCAGCTCAAGGTCTGGCTGAATCACGAGGCCCGAGGCCACATGCAAGAGGACCTCCGTCGGTACGCTTATGCGGCCGCGTTTGCGCAGAAGTATGAGCACTCACCGAAGGGCCATGAGCAGTTCAGTCTGCCGGGATTGAAACCGAACCATGAAAACTGGGAAACTGGGAAGTTTGCGGACCGCTTCCGCGTCCAAATCGCGAGCGGCCCAGCAACCACCGTAACAAGCCACATTGCAAAGGACGGCCACTACTTCATCCACTACGACCCCAAGCAGTGCCGCAGTCTGACGGTACGGGAAGCAGCACGGCTGCAGACCTTCCCCGATGACTATTTCTTTCAGGGGAATCGCACGCAACAGTACCACCAAGTGGGGAATGCCGTGCCGCCTCTTTTGGCAAAGAAAATTGCAGACATGATCGTCGCGGCAATTAACGAACAAGACGTGAAGTCGGCGGCATAA
- a CDS encoding PD-(D/E)XK motif protein, with product MLSSTSPWSSIEATANVGELRARRADATHPYDFFWALDAKGRKLFLYRGAELDTDCPFPNLKGVAVERSSDRLILRLIDGSTEDIFTALCHSLLDRTRRVMSATLVPDAVRSHLEIWQRFFGKSNAGVLTDQELRGLFGELTFLQSELIERFGQSAVLYWNGPSGSPQDFTVGTAAFEVKTRLVGGAAAVTISSAPQLWPLGGTLHLVCYGIGDASEQGHAARSPAALVDDIRACLTNAEARDAFDDRLLLAGYVDRPEYATRFFAISSATFYEVREGFPRIGAEHIPVGVRSVQYVLELQACLPFESEPDWTTMGACNGS from the coding sequence ATGCTGTCGTCAACTAGTCCTTGGTCCAGTATCGAAGCGACTGCCAATGTCGGGGAACTTCGCGCGCGCAGGGCCGATGCAACGCATCCGTACGACTTCTTCTGGGCGCTTGACGCCAAGGGGCGCAAGCTCTTTCTGTACCGCGGGGCAGAACTGGATACCGATTGCCCATTCCCGAATCTAAAGGGCGTTGCGGTGGAGCGTTCCTCCGATCGTCTGATATTGCGGCTGATTGACGGCAGCACGGAGGATATTTTCACTGCACTTTGTCACAGCTTGCTAGATCGTACAAGACGCGTTATGTCGGCAACATTGGTACCGGACGCCGTACGGTCCCACCTGGAAATCTGGCAGCGCTTCTTTGGCAAATCGAATGCCGGAGTTCTAACCGACCAAGAGCTGCGCGGACTCTTTGGGGAACTCACCTTTCTGCAGTCTGAGCTCATTGAGCGGTTCGGGCAATCGGCAGTCCTGTACTGGAACGGGCCGTCCGGATCTCCTCAGGACTTCACTGTGGGAACGGCAGCGTTCGAAGTGAAGACAAGGCTAGTGGGTGGCGCGGCTGCGGTCACAATATCGTCGGCACCGCAGCTTTGGCCATTGGGGGGGACTTTGCATCTCGTGTGCTATGGGATCGGTGACGCTTCCGAGCAAGGACATGCCGCACGATCGCCGGCAGCCCTCGTCGACGACATCCGGGCTTGTCTGACCAACGCAGAAGCACGCGACGCATTTGATGACCGCCTGCTTCTGGCTGGTTATGTAGACCGTCCCGAATATGCAACCCGATTCTTTGCAATTTCTTCGGCAACGTTTTACGAAGTGAGGGAAGGCTTCCCTCGTATAGGCGCCGAGCATATTCCGGTTGGGGTGCGAAGCGTGCAGTATGTCCTCGAGCTGCAAGCATGTCTGCCGTTCGAGAGCGAACCTGATTGGACAACCATGGGAGCATGCAATGGATCTTGA
- a CDS encoding very short patch repair endonuclease: MDVVDKATRSRMMSGIKSKDTKPEMTVRRFLHRRGFRYTLHDKKLPGRPDLALPKYRTAIFIHGCFWHRHLGCKYTTTPRSNEQNWQTKFEANVSRDAKNLEALRAAGWTVIIIWECGLREANAVARLEWLPDMISRMPDAVYEWPAGGKGCGEAARSSKSAHAPLSTTPSTSFDTPSCSSSAQDPANRGS; encoded by the coding sequence ATGGACGTCGTCGACAAGGCCACGCGTTCCCGGATGATGTCAGGGATCAAATCCAAGGACACGAAGCCGGAGATGACCGTGCGTCGATTCTTGCACCGGCGCGGATTCAGGTACACGCTGCACGACAAGAAATTGCCCGGGCGGCCGGATCTCGCGCTGCCGAAGTACCGCACTGCCATCTTCATCCACGGCTGTTTCTGGCATCGCCATCTAGGATGCAAGTACACGACCACCCCGCGGTCCAACGAACAAAACTGGCAGACAAAGTTCGAGGCGAACGTGTCTCGTGACGCGAAGAACCTTGAAGCGTTACGAGCTGCCGGCTGGACGGTAATTATAATTTGGGAATGCGGGCTCCGGGAGGCGAATGCGGTGGCCCGCCTCGAGTGGTTGCCCGACATGATCTCCAGAATGCCGGACGCGGTTTATGAATGGCCGGCCGGTGGCAAAGGATGTGGCGAAGCAGCGAGAAGCTCGAAGAGCGCCCATGCGCCTTTGTCTACGACGCCTAGCACATCATTCGACACCCCGTCTTGTTCGAGTTCGGCACAAGATCCTGCGAATCGTGGATCTTAG
- the dnaN gene encoding DNA polymerase III subunit beta, giving the protein MQLVKTSRDNLLRPLQIVSGIVERRHTLPILANLLIRKSGSNVSFLSTDIEIQITTHAECGVGSDSVATTVAARKLLDILRAMPDGDVALSLNDKRMTVQSGKSRFALQTLAAEEFPTVAEASEFNASVTLPQKTFKHLLAMVHFAMAQQDIRYYLNGMLLVVEGKKVMAVATDGHRLAYCGVELEQEASGVGSRQEVIIPRKTILELQRLLEDNDDPVQVQLAANQVKFTFANIELISKLVEGKFPDFQRVIPKGYKNAFAIDRVQLQQALQRTAILTTDKFKGVRCILDTHMLKISSTNADQEEAQEELELDYSGDALDIGFNVTYLLDVLANLKTEQVQVSLGDSNSSALITVPDDDNFKYVVMPMRI; this is encoded by the coding sequence ATGCAATTGGTCAAAACCTCGCGAGACAACCTGCTGCGTCCGCTGCAAATCGTGAGCGGCATCGTGGAGCGCCGCCACACCCTCCCGATCCTGGCCAACCTGCTGATTCGCAAGTCCGGGTCGAACGTATCCTTCCTGTCGACCGACATCGAAATCCAGATCACCACCCATGCGGAATGCGGCGTCGGCAGCGACAGCGTCGCCACCACCGTGGCCGCGCGCAAGCTGCTGGACATCCTGCGCGCCATGCCTGACGGCGACGTGGCCCTGTCGCTCAACGACAAGCGCATGACCGTGCAATCCGGCAAGAGCCGCTTTGCCCTGCAGACGCTGGCCGCCGAAGAATTCCCGACCGTTGCCGAAGCCAGCGAATTCAACGCCAGCGTCACGCTGCCGCAGAAGACCTTCAAGCACCTGCTGGCGATGGTCCACTTCGCCATGGCGCAGCAGGACATCCGCTACTACCTGAACGGCATGCTGCTGGTGGTGGAAGGCAAGAAGGTCATGGCAGTCGCCACCGACGGCCACCGCCTGGCCTACTGCGGCGTGGAACTGGAGCAGGAAGCCAGCGGCGTCGGCTCGCGCCAGGAAGTCATCATCCCGCGCAAGACCATCCTGGAACTGCAGCGCCTGCTGGAAGACAACGACGATCCGGTGCAGGTGCAACTGGCCGCCAACCAGGTCAAGTTCACCTTCGCCAATATCGAACTGATCTCCAAGCTGGTCGAAGGCAAGTTCCCCGACTTCCAGCGCGTGATCCCCAAGGGCTACAAGAACGCCTTCGCCATCGACCGCGTGCAGCTGCAGCAGGCGCTGCAGCGCACCGCGATCCTGACCACGGACAAATTCAAGGGCGTGCGCTGCATCCTCGACACGCACATGCTCAAGATCAGCTCCACCAACGCCGACCAGGAAGAGGCGCAGGAAGAGCTGGAACTCGATTACTCGGGCGACGCGCTCGATATCGGCTTCAACGTGACCTACCTGCTCGACGTGCTTGCCAACCTCAAGACCGAGCAGGTGCAGGTCAGCCTCGGCGACTCGAATTCGAGCGCGCTGATCACCGTGCCGGACGACGACAACTTCAAGTACGTCGTCATGCCGATGCGCATCTGA
- a CDS encoding AIPR family protein produces MDLDAFRKELAQDVLVRADTSENFTDDAFAEVVAEYLAEAGSIEDFMPCKYIHRGMRVDGYSLNWEDGLLELYVVDCRPGNEVERMTKAEMTQGFKRAETFFEKACTVSFVEQMEVAHPAYGLARTILEQGHQIQRVRFYLLTNAQLTGSVKELPSIQKSGRDWSYRIWDLERLARTIGTGKPEEIVVDFEELFGQPLVCLPADDGNGEVQCFLAVIPGDWLARIYDHHGSRLLEQNVRTFLQARGKVNKGIRKTILDEPTRFFPYNNGISATAEEVAEKRHGGVTYLHKVKNLQIVNGGQTTASIFNAFKKDKGAPIDQVSVQMKLSVVPPEIASELVPKISRFANSQNRISDSDFFSNHPFHVVIENLSRRLSAPAKDGSQILTHWFYERAKGQYVNAVSYLSEAKKREFQTRNPKSQVIEKTDLAKYVQTFRCLPHDVSLGGQKNFAKFAEYIGAAWEHSQHDFNELWFKRAVAEAIIFRRAESLVLRASWYAQGYRAQTVTYGIAMLVRKVQEMKLELDLQRIWREQGLSGPFEEQLLESCRLAQQEIIDGAARNNVINVTEWCKRKACWDAAQEVQLSLSDAFVQLLKERGDAVADAKDARKEQKGLSEAEAYISVVNAGSAYWKNVRHWAGESVDLKPSDLTILDIACAMPRKIPTEKQALRLVEIRGIFDGSN; encoded by the coding sequence ATGGATCTTGACGCGTTTCGCAAAGAACTGGCCCAAGACGTCCTCGTCCGCGCCGATACGTCTGAAAACTTCACTGACGACGCGTTTGCCGAGGTCGTGGCCGAGTATCTTGCGGAGGCGGGTTCCATCGAGGACTTCATGCCGTGCAAGTATATCCATCGCGGCATGCGCGTTGACGGGTACTCGCTAAACTGGGAAGACGGTCTGCTGGAGCTATACGTCGTTGACTGCAGACCCGGCAACGAAGTCGAGCGGATGACGAAAGCGGAAATGACCCAAGGCTTCAAACGGGCCGAAACGTTTTTTGAAAAGGCTTGCACGGTTTCATTTGTCGAACAGATGGAGGTTGCGCACCCGGCGTATGGCCTTGCCAGGACAATACTTGAGCAGGGTCACCAGATTCAGCGCGTGAGGTTCTATCTCCTGACGAATGCGCAATTGACTGGAAGTGTGAAGGAACTTCCTTCCATCCAGAAGAGCGGCCGGGACTGGTCGTACCGCATTTGGGACTTGGAACGACTCGCACGCACGATTGGCACTGGAAAACCGGAAGAAATCGTCGTCGATTTCGAAGAGCTTTTTGGACAGCCGCTGGTTTGTCTTCCCGCCGACGACGGCAACGGTGAAGTGCAGTGCTTCCTTGCGGTGATTCCTGGAGACTGGCTGGCACGCATCTATGATCACCATGGAAGCCGACTGCTCGAACAGAACGTACGAACCTTCCTGCAAGCGCGCGGCAAGGTCAACAAGGGAATCCGAAAAACCATACTCGACGAGCCGACACGTTTTTTTCCCTACAACAACGGCATCTCGGCTACCGCGGAAGAAGTGGCCGAGAAGCGCCATGGCGGCGTAACCTATCTGCACAAAGTTAAAAACCTTCAGATTGTCAACGGTGGGCAGACCACCGCCTCAATCTTCAACGCATTCAAGAAGGACAAGGGAGCGCCGATCGACCAGGTCAGCGTGCAGATGAAGCTGTCCGTTGTGCCGCCCGAAATCGCTTCGGAGCTGGTACCCAAGATTTCCCGGTTCGCCAACAGCCAGAACCGGATAAGCGACTCGGACTTTTTCTCCAATCACCCTTTCCATGTCGTCATAGAGAACCTGTCCCGTCGCCTTTCTGCGCCGGCGAAGGACGGCTCACAAATACTCACACATTGGTTCTACGAGCGCGCGAAAGGCCAATACGTCAATGCCGTCTCATATCTATCGGAGGCGAAGAAGCGCGAATTCCAGACGAGGAACCCCAAGAGCCAAGTCATCGAGAAGACCGACCTTGCAAAGTACGTCCAGACATTCCGCTGTCTGCCGCACGACGTCAGCTTGGGCGGGCAAAAGAACTTCGCCAAGTTTGCCGAGTACATTGGCGCGGCTTGGGAACATAGCCAGCATGACTTCAACGAACTCTGGTTTAAGCGCGCTGTGGCGGAAGCCATCATATTCAGGCGAGCAGAGTCACTGGTGCTGCGGGCTTCGTGGTATGCACAAGGCTATCGTGCCCAGACCGTCACGTATGGAATCGCAATGCTCGTTCGGAAGGTGCAGGAGATGAAACTGGAGCTAGACCTGCAGCGCATCTGGCGCGAGCAGGGGCTCAGCGGACCCTTCGAGGAGCAACTTCTGGAGTCTTGCCGCTTGGCGCAGCAAGAAATCATCGACGGAGCGGCAAGAAACAACGTCATCAACGTTACGGAATGGTGCAAGCGGAAAGCGTGCTGGGATGCGGCGCAGGAGGTGCAGCTTTCTCTGTCCGACGCGTTCGTGCAGCTGCTCAAGGAACGTGGCGATGCGGTTGCAGACGCGAAGGACGCCAGGAAGGAACAGAAGGGCCTCAGCGAGGCTGAAGCCTACATCAGCGTGGTGAACGCCGGTTCGGCTTACTGGAAGAACGTTCGTCACTGGGCCGGGGAAAGCGTCGATCTGAAGCCGTCGGATCTGACGATTCTGGATATTGCCTGTGCCATGCCGAGAAAGATTCCGACAGAAAAGCAGGCCCTCAGGCTTGTCGAGATTCGCGGCATCTTTGATGGTTCCAACTAA